A stretch of the Solanum dulcamara chromosome 6, daSolDulc1.2, whole genome shotgun sequence genome encodes the following:
- the LOC129892154 gene encoding putative transcription factor bHLH041 isoform X1, translated as MDSIFFLEEGDRAVFLLKIMESFGCTYICLWQYFQPSNTFMSLGGIYNGENEVAQRLFEEYKHSWLIMDNGRIPGLAFKNNLPYMELKFADLQSHASNPVQLQFYHEAGIKTTICMGCSIGEIEFGMTCSPQVNLEMGMRNLFPEYFSTRSGLPHHQTLVSIDQNRPSSSSSFSLDSPGEYSSLLFNVASTSSYVPEPPAFPEQTIRPVSATAMPYHQIQTTFPRVETEDAALTRAYLAVMTSPSSSSSSHQSRENINVPTDPHYQNKATAFRRFRLGLGPNNIQIRRQNMLRRSITFFRNLNMMRRQEQIQANPRAPTSTQVHHMISERRRREKLNDSFQLLRSLLPPGTKKDKASVLASTTEYLASLKGQLEEVRKKNEMLEAELVKHETKSDGIIRSCDGNEKVGVEITNVGESSLSESRVVDLQVSVRGECSVLDLVSHLLQFLKTQNHLTLDSVAANTRSMLNHITLRITIQGSEWDESAFEEAVKRVVGDLA; from the exons ATGGACTCCATCTTCTTCCTTGAAGAAGGAGACCGCGCCGTCTTTCTATTAAAGATAATGGAGTCCTTTGGTTGCACTTACATATGCCTCTGGCAGTACTTCCAACCTTCCAA CACTTTCATGTCCTTGGGTGGAATCTACAATGGAGAAAATGAGGTTGCCCAGAGATTATTCGAAGAATATAAGCATTCATGGCTTATCATGGATAACGG CCGCATTCCAGGACTCGCCTTCAAGAACAATCTTCCTTATATGGAGCTGAAGTTTGCAGATCTTCAATCACATGCATCCAATCCAGTGCAGCTTCAATTCTATCAC GAAGCTGGGATTAAG ACAACTATATGTATGGGGTGCAGCATAGGAGAAATTGAGTTTGGAATGACTTGTAGCCCTCAA GTAAACTTGGAAATGGGGATGAGAAACTTGTTTCCCGAATATTTCTCAACAAGATCAGGGCTTCCTCATCATCAGACATTGGTATCAATTGATCAAAATAGGccatcatcatcttcatcattCTCTCTGGATAGCCCGGGAGAATACTCATCGCTTCTCTTCAATGTTGCAAGCACCAGCTCTTACGTACCAGAACCACCTGCCTTTCCCGAGCAGACCATAAGACCAGTTTCTGCCACCGCCATGCCATACCATCAGATTCAGACAACATTCCCGAGAGTAGAAACCGAAGATGCTGCATTGACAAGAGCCTATCTAGCTGTCATGACATCACCTTCTTCTTCCTCGTCTTCTCACCAATCGCGAGAAAATATTAATGTACCAACAGATCCTCATTATCAAAATAAGGCAACTGCATTCAGAAGGTTTAGATTAGGTTTAGGTCCTAATAATATCCAAATTCGTCGACAAAACATGTTGAGAAGATCAATTACATTCTTTAGGAATTTAAATATGATGAGAAGGCAAGAACAAATCCAGGCAAACCCGCGTGCCCCAACTAGCACTCAGGTTCATCACATGATTTCAGAAAGAAGAAGACGCGAAAAACTCAACGATAGCTTTCAACTACTTAGATCTTTACTCCCACCTGGTACAAAG AAGGACAAAGCATCAGTTCTTGCCAGTACAACAGAATACTTAGCTTCTTTGAAAGGTCAATTGGAAGAAGTTAGGAAAAAGAATGAAATGCTGGAAGCAGAATTAGTTAAACATGAGACGAAATCGGATGGCATTATTAGGTCATGTGATGGAAATGAAAAGGTTGGTGTTGAAATAACAAATGTAGGTGAATCAAGTTTATCAGAATCAAGAGTAGTGGACTTGCAAGTTTCAGTTAGAGGAGAATGCAGCGTCTTGGATTTGGTCAGTCATTTGCTCCAATTCTTGAAAACTCAAAACCATCTAACCTTAGACTCAGTAGCAGCAAACACCAGGTCCATGCTCAATCACATAACTTTGAGAATTACAATTCAG GGGAGTGAATGGGACGAGTCTGCTTTCGAGGAAGCAGTGAAAAGAGTTGTTGGTGACTTGGCATAG
- the LOC129892154 gene encoding putative transcription factor bHLH041 isoform X2, translating to MELKFADLQSHASNPVQLQFYHEAGIKTTICMGCSIGEIEFGMTCSPQVNLEMGMRNLFPEYFSTRSGLPHHQTLVSIDQNRPSSSSSFSLDSPGEYSSLLFNVASTSSYVPEPPAFPEQTIRPVSATAMPYHQIQTTFPRVETEDAALTRAYLAVMTSPSSSSSSHQSRENINVPTDPHYQNKATAFRRFRLGLGPNNIQIRRQNMLRRSITFFRNLNMMRRQEQIQANPRAPTSTQVHHMISERRRREKLNDSFQLLRSLLPPGTKKDKASVLASTTEYLASLKGQLEEVRKKNEMLEAELVKHETKSDGIIRSCDGNEKVGVEITNVGESSLSESRVVDLQVSVRGECSVLDLVSHLLQFLKTQNHLTLDSVAANTRSMLNHITLRITIQGSEWDESAFEEAVKRVVGDLA from the exons ATGGAGCTGAAGTTTGCAGATCTTCAATCACATGCATCCAATCCAGTGCAGCTTCAATTCTATCAC GAAGCTGGGATTAAG ACAACTATATGTATGGGGTGCAGCATAGGAGAAATTGAGTTTGGAATGACTTGTAGCCCTCAA GTAAACTTGGAAATGGGGATGAGAAACTTGTTTCCCGAATATTTCTCAACAAGATCAGGGCTTCCTCATCATCAGACATTGGTATCAATTGATCAAAATAGGccatcatcatcttcatcattCTCTCTGGATAGCCCGGGAGAATACTCATCGCTTCTCTTCAATGTTGCAAGCACCAGCTCTTACGTACCAGAACCACCTGCCTTTCCCGAGCAGACCATAAGACCAGTTTCTGCCACCGCCATGCCATACCATCAGATTCAGACAACATTCCCGAGAGTAGAAACCGAAGATGCTGCATTGACAAGAGCCTATCTAGCTGTCATGACATCACCTTCTTCTTCCTCGTCTTCTCACCAATCGCGAGAAAATATTAATGTACCAACAGATCCTCATTATCAAAATAAGGCAACTGCATTCAGAAGGTTTAGATTAGGTTTAGGTCCTAATAATATCCAAATTCGTCGACAAAACATGTTGAGAAGATCAATTACATTCTTTAGGAATTTAAATATGATGAGAAGGCAAGAACAAATCCAGGCAAACCCGCGTGCCCCAACTAGCACTCAGGTTCATCACATGATTTCAGAAAGAAGAAGACGCGAAAAACTCAACGATAGCTTTCAACTACTTAGATCTTTACTCCCACCTGGTACAAAG AAGGACAAAGCATCAGTTCTTGCCAGTACAACAGAATACTTAGCTTCTTTGAAAGGTCAATTGGAAGAAGTTAGGAAAAAGAATGAAATGCTGGAAGCAGAATTAGTTAAACATGAGACGAAATCGGATGGCATTATTAGGTCATGTGATGGAAATGAAAAGGTTGGTGTTGAAATAACAAATGTAGGTGAATCAAGTTTATCAGAATCAAGAGTAGTGGACTTGCAAGTTTCAGTTAGAGGAGAATGCAGCGTCTTGGATTTGGTCAGTCATTTGCTCCAATTCTTGAAAACTCAAAACCATCTAACCTTAGACTCAGTAGCAGCAAACACCAGGTCCATGCTCAATCACATAACTTTGAGAATTACAATTCAG GGGAGTGAATGGGACGAGTCTGCTTTCGAGGAAGCAGTGAAAAGAGTTGTTGGTGACTTGGCATAG